A region from the Nesterenkonia lacusekhoensis genome encodes:
- a CDS encoding class I SAM-dependent methyltransferase gives MSSSHYFSASPDTPFERRGLQVELADRSVTVSTAGGIFSPEGVDKGTAVLLKHVPDPAPSGHLLDIGCGWGPIALTMAMRSPGATVWAVDVNERSRTLCAENAAALGLENVRVMSPDEVPSAVRFDTIWSNPPIRVGKKVLHELLELWLPRLADDAEAWLVVQKNLGADSLLTWMRSMLAAVGEDFTADRPETDKGFRLLRVSRSAEQR, from the coding sequence GTGAGCTCCTCGCATTATTTCTCAGCCTCCCCGGACACGCCCTTTGAGCGCCGAGGCCTCCAGGTCGAACTGGCCGACAGGTCGGTGACCGTCAGCACCGCCGGCGGGATCTTCTCCCCCGAAGGCGTGGACAAGGGCACCGCCGTGCTGCTCAAGCATGTCCCCGACCCGGCGCCCTCGGGCCATCTGTTGGACATCGGCTGCGGCTGGGGCCCGATCGCGCTGACCATGGCCATGAGGTCCCCGGGGGCCACCGTCTGGGCTGTGGATGTCAATGAGCGCTCACGCACCCTCTGCGCGGAGAATGCCGCAGCCCTGGGCCTGGAGAACGTTCGGGTCATGTCCCCCGATGAGGTGCCCTCGGCGGTCCGCTTCGACACCATCTGGTCCAACCCACCCATCCGAGTGGGCAAGAAGGTGCTCCACGAGCTGCTGGAGCTCTGGCTGCCGCGGCTGGCCGATGACGCCGAGGCGTGGCTGGTGGTCCAGAAGAACCTGGGAGCGGACTCGCTGCTGACCTGGATGCGCTCCATGCTGGCCGCAGTGGGCGAGGACTTCACCGCCGACCGTCCTGAGACGGACAAGGGCTTCCGACTGCTCAGAGTCAGCCGCAGCGCCGAGCAGCGCTGA
- the dapF gene encoding diaminopimelate epimerase, with translation MASLREVLSPAAHHPPKNPERPLPHHLAALDTLAGTPVTKAHATGNDFVMLADPAGERDVDADQVAALCDRHLGIGGDGLIRAVAAHRSDDASAEEALSTVGLASTDEAPLWFMDYRNADGSIAEMCGNGVRAFAHFLLAEELITLVEGQELTILTRAGLRTIRKVPEGYAIGMGIWSFIDPELAQSNASDALVMAHDLEDPRPALSISMGNPHTVVALPDPEMLEALDLTQRPTVDPVPPHGTNVEFVVPGEPLVEDGVGHVRMRVHERGVGETMSCGTGACAAAAAVRVWAAQDGVDTWSVRVPGGEVIVRFIPRQDGAEDVELSGPAELVMSGTLR, from the coding sequence ATGGCCTCCCTCCGCGAAGTTCTGTCACCTGCTGCCCACCATCCGCCGAAGAATCCGGAGCGCCCCTTGCCGCATCACCTCGCAGCCCTCGACACTCTGGCCGGAACGCCGGTGACCAAGGCTCATGCCACCGGCAACGATTTCGTCATGCTGGCCGATCCGGCCGGAGAACGCGATGTCGACGCCGATCAGGTCGCTGCCCTGTGCGATCGCCACCTGGGCATCGGAGGTGACGGGCTGATCCGTGCCGTAGCGGCGCACCGCAGCGACGACGCCTCCGCTGAGGAGGCGCTCTCCACAGTGGGGCTCGCCAGCACAGACGAGGCGCCGCTGTGGTTCATGGACTACCGCAACGCAGACGGCTCCATCGCGGAGATGTGCGGCAATGGGGTGCGGGCCTTCGCTCACTTCCTGCTGGCCGAGGAGCTCATCACGCTCGTCGAAGGGCAGGAGCTGACCATCCTCACCCGGGCCGGGCTGCGCACCATTCGGAAGGTCCCAGAGGGCTACGCCATCGGCATGGGGATCTGGTCCTTCATCGATCCGGAGCTCGCTCAGTCCAACGCCTCGGATGCGTTGGTCATGGCTCATGACCTGGAGGATCCTCGACCGGCGCTGAGCATCTCCATGGGCAATCCCCACACGGTGGTGGCCCTGCCCGACCCCGAGATGCTTGAGGCCCTGGACCTGACCCAGAGGCCGACTGTAGACCCGGTGCCCCCGCACGGGACCAACGTGGAGTTCGTAGTGCCCGGGGAGCCGCTGGTCGAGGACGGCGTCGGGCATGTGCGCATGCGCGTCCACGAGCGTGGCGTGGGGGAGACGATGTCCTGCGGCACCGGCGCCTGCGCGGCGGCCGCCGCCGTGCGGGTCTGGGCCGCACAGGACGGCGTCGACACCTGGTCTGTCCGAGTGCCCGGCGGTGAGGTGATCGTGCGCTTCATCCCGCGGCAGGACGGCGCGGAGGACGTGGAGCTCTCCGGGCCGGCCGAACTGGTGATGAGCGGGACCCTGCGCTGA
- the miaA gene encoding tRNA (adenosine(37)-N6)-dimethylallyltransferase MiaA has product MATDQTPLVVVAGATASGKSALGVALAQRLAEQGRPGEIINADSMQLYRGMDIGTAKITAEETQGVPHHLLDVLDITEEASVAAFQQQAREEIGAIRARGNTPVMVGGSGLYIRAATDVIEFPPTDPRLRAELTRQLQDQGASALREELRAADPESASLIKDDRRLVRALEVVRLTGRTFSSYMPQRIYEPALGEVVQLGLSLPREQLHERIAQRVDLMAEQGLLAEVRRLDQQGLRQGRTASRAIGYQQHLQVLDGELTEAEALESTIVATRKFARRQETWFRADHRLRWISGVEEALEAIAA; this is encoded by the coding sequence GTGGCCACAGACCAGACACCGCTGGTGGTCGTCGCCGGTGCCACTGCCTCCGGGAAGTCCGCGCTCGGCGTCGCGCTGGCTCAGCGGCTGGCCGAACAGGGCCGGCCGGGGGAGATCATCAACGCCGATTCCATGCAGCTCTACCGTGGTATGGACATCGGCACCGCCAAGATCACCGCGGAGGAGACGCAGGGCGTCCCGCATCACCTGCTCGATGTCTTGGACATCACTGAAGAGGCTTCCGTGGCCGCCTTCCAGCAGCAGGCGCGCGAGGAGATCGGAGCGATCCGTGCCCGCGGCAACACTCCAGTGATGGTCGGCGGCTCCGGTCTCTACATCCGGGCCGCCACCGACGTCATCGAGTTCCCACCCACCGACCCCCGGCTGCGTGCTGAGCTGACCCGGCAGCTGCAGGATCAGGGCGCCTCCGCGCTGAGGGAGGAGTTGCGTGCTGCTGACCCAGAGTCGGCCTCGCTGATCAAGGACGACCGTCGGCTGGTCCGTGCTCTGGAAGTCGTGCGACTGACCGGTCGGACGTTCAGCTCCTATATGCCCCAGCGGATCTATGAGCCCGCACTGGGAGAGGTCGTCCAGCTGGGTCTGTCTTTGCCGCGCGAACAGCTCCATGAGCGCATCGCGCAGCGGGTGGACCTCATGGCCGAACAGGGTCTGCTCGCCGAGGTCCGGCGGCTCGACCAGCAGGGCCTGCGGCAGGGACGGACCGCCTCGCGCGCCATCGGTTATCAGCAGCACCTGCAGGTGCTCGACGGAGAGCTCACAGAGGCCGAGGCCCTGGAATCCACCATCGTCGCCACCCGCAAGTTCGCACGCCGCCAGGAGACCTGGTTCCGCGCCGACCACCGGCTGCGTTGGATCAGCGGGGTCGAGGAGGCCCTGGAAGCGATCGCCGCCTAG
- the miaB gene encoding tRNA (N6-isopentenyl adenosine(37)-C2)-methylthiotransferase MiaB: protein MTATAVTDTANTEASDAEAPDAGALGRTYEVRTFGCQMNVHDSERISGLLEDAGYTRAEPDSTPDLVVFNTCAVRENADNKLYGHLGQLRKTKEARDGMQIAVGGCLAQKDQDSVQEKAPWVDVVFGTHNIGSLPTLLERSRHNQEASIEILESLETFPSTLPTKRESVHSGWVSISVGCNNTCTFCIVPSLRGKERDRRPGEILAEVQALVDDGAVEVTLLGQNVNTYGVEFRDRGAFAKLLRACGEIEGLERVRFTSPHPASFTDDVIEAMAETPNVMPQLHMPLQSGSDKVLKDMRRSYRGKKFLSILDKVRERIPHAAVTTDIIVGFPGETDEDFEDTMRVVEASRFASAFTFQYSPRPGTPAATMEDQVPKEVVQQRFDRLIALQNRITAEENRKQIGTQQELLVTADSGAKGSETGRLTGRAQDNRLVHFSVPEGAAVPRPGDFVTIPITDAGSYHLLADPRSAEQYSLRASRAGDAWDRWQADSCGVGTTQVTGAQPGSVSLGMPSLRVG, encoded by the coding sequence ATGACAGCGACCGCCGTGACAGACACCGCGAACACTGAAGCCTCTGACGCTGAGGCCCCTGACGCCGGGGCCCTCGGGCGCACCTACGAGGTGCGCACCTTCGGCTGCCAGATGAACGTCCACGATTCCGAGCGGATCTCCGGACTTCTCGAAGATGCGGGCTACACCCGTGCCGAACCGGACAGCACCCCGGATCTGGTCGTCTTCAACACCTGCGCAGTCCGTGAGAACGCGGACAATAAGCTCTACGGCCACCTGGGCCAGCTGCGCAAGACCAAAGAGGCTCGCGACGGCATGCAGATCGCCGTGGGCGGCTGCCTGGCGCAGAAGGACCAGGATTCGGTCCAGGAGAAGGCGCCCTGGGTGGACGTGGTGTTCGGGACGCACAACATCGGCTCCCTGCCCACGCTGCTGGAGCGGTCCCGCCATAATCAGGAAGCCTCCATCGAGATCCTGGAGTCCCTGGAGACCTTCCCCTCGACTCTGCCCACCAAGCGGGAATCTGTGCACTCCGGATGGGTGTCCATCTCGGTGGGCTGCAACAACACCTGCACCTTCTGCATCGTTCCGTCGCTTCGCGGCAAAGAGCGGGACCGGCGGCCCGGCGAGATCCTGGCCGAGGTCCAGGCTCTGGTGGACGACGGAGCAGTGGAGGTCACGCTGCTGGGCCAGAACGTCAACACCTACGGCGTCGAGTTCCGAGACAGGGGAGCCTTCGCCAAGCTGCTGCGGGCCTGCGGGGAGATCGAAGGCTTGGAGCGCGTGCGCTTCACCAGTCCGCACCCTGCGTCCTTCACCGACGATGTCATCGAGGCCATGGCCGAGACGCCCAACGTGATGCCCCAGCTGCACATGCCGCTGCAGTCGGGATCCGACAAAGTGCTCAAGGACATGCGCCGGTCCTACCGGGGCAAGAAGTTCCTCAGCATCCTCGACAAAGTGCGCGAGCGCATCCCGCATGCCGCTGTCACCACAGACATCATCGTGGGCTTCCCCGGAGAGACCGACGAGGACTTCGAAGACACGATGCGGGTGGTGGAGGCCTCCCGGTTCGCCTCTGCCTTCACCTTCCAGTACTCGCCGCGGCCGGGCACTCCCGCCGCCACGATGGAGGACCAGGTGCCCAAGGAGGTCGTGCAGCAGCGCTTCGACCGGCTGATCGCCCTGCAGAACAGAATCACCGCGGAAGAGAACCGGAAGCAGATCGGAACCCAGCAGGAGCTGCTGGTCACGGCCGACTCCGGAGCCAAAGGCTCCGAGACCGGGCGGCTGACCGGGAGGGCGCAGGACAACCGCCTGGTCCACTTCTCCGTGCCGGAGGGAGCCGCCGTCCCGCGCCCCGGCGACTTCGTGACCATTCCGATCACCGACGCCGGCAGCTACCACCTGTTGGCTGACCCCCGCTCGGCCGAGCAGTACAGTCTGCGCGCCTCACGGGCCGGCGATGCTTGGGACCGCTGGCAGGCCGACTCCTGCGGTGTGGGCACCACCCAGGTCACCGGAGCGCAGCCGGGTTCGGTGTCTTTGGGCATGCCCAGTCTGCGTGTGGGCTGA
- a CDS encoding regulatory protein RecX, whose protein sequence is MSEQQETLEALRRAVAQIQEGAAEGGLFQDGQTGESPTGESPSSGGSGSGSGSSGADSAGSESSGSQNSRSESDDSRSDYEKARAVVLRKLTGSAKSRHQLAESLRERDFEESVITAVLGRMEEVHLLDDADFARTWVRTRHEMKNLGRAALRRELKEKGIEEALAEEALEQIGAEDEDAAARELVAKKLRGTTIPVGNGPEERKEREKHTRRLVFMLARRGHSPGAAFQIVREALDDQAAHQRADLQ, encoded by the coding sequence ATGTCTGAGCAGCAGGAGACGCTTGAAGCCCTCCGCCGGGCGGTCGCCCAGATCCAGGAGGGGGCTGCTGAGGGCGGGCTCTTCCAGGACGGCCAGACCGGAGAGAGCCCCACAGGCGAGAGCCCCAGCAGCGGCGGATCCGGCTCCGGTTCTGGCAGTTCCGGTGCTGACAGCGCAGGCTCTGAGAGCTCTGGCTCCCAGAACTCCCGCTCCGAGAGCGACGACAGCCGCAGCGACTATGAGAAGGCTCGCGCGGTCGTCCTGCGTAAGCTCACCGGCTCGGCCAAGAGCCGGCACCAGTTGGCGGAATCGCTGCGTGAGCGCGACTTTGAGGAGTCGGTCATCACTGCGGTCCTGGGCCGTATGGAGGAGGTCCACCTCCTCGATGACGCAGACTTCGCCCGTACCTGGGTGCGCACCCGCCATGAGATGAAGAACCTGGGCCGGGCCGCTCTGCGCCGGGAGCTCAAGGAGAAGGGCATCGAGGAGGCCTTGGCCGAGGAGGCTCTGGAGCAGATCGGCGCTGAGGATGAGGACGCCGCGGCCCGGGAGCTGGTGGCCAAGAAGCTGCGCGGCACCACCATCCCCGTCGGCAACGGGCCGGAGGAGCGCAAGGAGCGGGAGAAGCACACCCGCCGCCTAGTCTTCATGCTGGCTCGGAGGGGCCACTCGCCCGGTGCGGCCTTCCAGATCGTGCGGGAGGCTCTGGACGACCAGGCCGCCCATCAGCGAGCCGACCTTCAGTAG
- the recA gene encoding recombinase RecA yields MAVSQDRQKALDVALAQIDKQYGKGSVMRLGDETRAPIETISTSSISMDAALGIGGFPRGRVVEIYGPESSGKTTVALHAVANAQKNGGIAAFIDAEHALDPTYAEKLGVDTDSLLVSQPDTGEQALEIMDMLVSSGSLDIVVIDSVAALVPRAEIEGEMGDSHVGLQARLMSQALRKIAGRLGQTKTTAVFINQLREKVGVFFGSPETTSGGKALKFYASVRVDVRRIETLKEGTNAVGNRTRAKIVKNKMAPPFKQAEFDILYGEGISREGGLIDVGVENGLIKKSGAWFTYEGDQLGQGKEKARQFLKDNPDLADEIEHKIRVKLGVITEEEPADQAGPDLKPVGETA; encoded by the coding sequence ATGGCAGTCAGCCAGGACCGGCAGAAGGCGCTGGACGTAGCGCTCGCACAGATCGACAAGCAGTACGGCAAGGGCTCGGTGATGCGCCTGGGCGATGAGACCCGCGCGCCGATCGAGACCATCTCGACCTCCTCCATCTCTATGGATGCCGCTCTGGGCATCGGAGGCTTCCCGCGCGGACGTGTGGTGGAGATCTACGGTCCGGAGTCCTCGGGTAAGACCACCGTGGCGCTGCACGCCGTGGCCAACGCGCAGAAGAACGGCGGCATCGCGGCCTTCATCGACGCCGAGCACGCACTGGACCCGACCTACGCCGAGAAGCTCGGCGTGGACACCGACTCCCTGCTGGTCTCCCAGCCGGACACCGGTGAGCAGGCTCTGGAGATCATGGACATGTTGGTCTCCTCGGGCTCCCTGGACATCGTGGTCATCGACTCGGTGGCGGCCCTGGTGCCCCGAGCCGAGATCGAGGGCGAGATGGGCGACTCCCACGTGGGTCTGCAGGCCCGCCTGATGTCTCAGGCGCTGCGGAAGATCGCCGGACGGCTCGGCCAGACCAAGACCACTGCTGTCTTCATCAACCAGCTGCGTGAGAAGGTCGGCGTCTTCTTCGGGTCCCCGGAGACCACATCCGGTGGTAAGGCCCTGAAGTTCTACGCCTCAGTCCGTGTGGACGTCCGGCGCATCGAGACCCTCAAAGAGGGCACGAACGCAGTGGGCAACCGCACGCGGGCGAAGATCGTCAAGAACAAGATGGCCCCTCCGTTCAAGCAGGCCGAGTTCGACATCCTCTACGGCGAAGGCATCTCCCGCGAGGGCGGCCTGATCGATGTGGGCGTGGAGAACGGGCTGATCAAGAAGTCCGGCGCATGGTTCACCTATGAAGGGGATCAGCTGGGCCAAGGCAAGGAGAAGGCCCGCCAGTTCCTCAAGGACAACCCCGATCTGGCCGATGAGATCGAGCACAAGATCCGCGTCAAGCTCGGAGTCATCACTGAGGAGGAGCCTGCCGATCAGGCCGGTCCCGATCTGAAGCCGGTGGGAGAGACTGCCTGA
- a CDS encoding DUF3046 domain-containing protein translates to MRLSRFWSLMEEEFGSGYAHVLADSLVLSQYQKTAGEALSSGASPRDVWEAVCDQQEVPAERRLGRDIPPKR, encoded by the coding sequence ATGAGGCTGAGCCGTTTCTGGTCGCTGATGGAGGAGGAGTTCGGCAGCGGCTACGCCCATGTGCTGGCCGACTCCCTGGTGCTGAGCCAGTACCAGAAGACTGCCGGTGAGGCGCTGAGCTCAGGCGCCTCACCCCGTGACGTGTGGGAGGCCGTCTGCGATCAGCAGGAGGTCCCCGCCGAACGGCGGCTTGGCCGGGACATCCCGCCCAAGCGGTGA
- a CDS encoding MarR family winged helix-turn-helix transcriptional regulator, giving the protein MTTEGRRRTVRELEREFNRLFVRRRFNALQIARRLDPQIEPASYSVLAILQQDGRQRMTSIARQLGIGKPTLSRQLATLAERGLVTKDTDPLDGRAQLISLTQEGLERLQSAQRERAERYLAMLETWEETDIETLSGLLSKLNRTYADFDAEQGPSYGEEEVRP; this is encoded by the coding sequence ATGACCACTGAGGGGCGGCGGCGCACAGTCCGTGAGCTGGAGCGTGAGTTCAACCGGCTCTTCGTGAGGCGACGGTTCAACGCTCTGCAGATCGCCCGGCGCCTGGATCCGCAGATCGAACCGGCCTCCTATTCGGTGCTGGCCATCCTGCAGCAGGACGGGCGTCAGCGGATGACCTCGATCGCCCGGCAGCTGGGCATCGGCAAACCCACGCTCTCCCGTCAGCTGGCCACCCTGGCCGAACGCGGACTGGTCACCAAGGACACCGACCCGCTGGACGGGCGCGCCCAGCTGATCTCGCTCACCCAGGAGGGTCTGGAGCGGCTGCAGAGCGCTCAGCGGGAACGTGCCGAACGTTATCTGGCGATGCTCGAGACCTGGGAGGAGACTGACATCGAGACTCTCTCCGGGCTGCTGTCCAAGCTCAACCGGACCTATGCCGACTTCGACGCCGAGCAGGGTCCTTCCTATGGTGAGGAGGAGGTGCGTCCATGA
- a CDS encoding helix-turn-helix domain-containing protein has translation MVRQPVTVNGVTRWKDMDAEGAVTADTKEAKAVVLRQEIGDVLRSIRQTEGRTLRDVSHDARVSLGYLSEVERGQKEASSELLASICAALDVPLSAMLGQVAERVAVAEGVHVPDTVPTEFQREFGQPVDGGMVPDAVPEEFANEQFARSCG, from the coding sequence ATGGTGCGACAGCCAGTCACCGTCAACGGCGTCACCCGGTGGAAGGATATGGACGCCGAAGGCGCAGTCACCGCCGATACCAAAGAGGCCAAAGCCGTCGTGCTTCGGCAGGAGATCGGTGATGTGCTGCGCAGCATCCGTCAGACTGAGGGCCGCACTCTCCGCGATGTCTCCCACGATGCCCGCGTCTCTCTGGGATACCTCTCAGAGGTGGAGCGGGGGCAGAAGGAAGCTTCATCCGAACTGTTGGCCTCCATCTGTGCCGCACTCGATGTCCCGCTCTCCGCGATGCTCGGCCAGGTCGCCGAACGCGTAGCAGTGGCCGAAGGCGTGCACGTCCCGGACACTGTGCCCACCGAGTTCCAGCGTGAGTTCGGCCAGCCGGTGGACGGCGGAATGGTCCCGGACGCAGTTCCGGAGGAGTTCGCGAACGAGCAGTTCGCCCGCAGCTGCGGCTGA
- a CDS encoding CinA family protein — MRRRHSDAHEERNWLDQRGAEVDGGAQSVAAEAEETSDPVEIIQRGAHRGLTLATAESLTAGSLAARLADVPGASAVLLGGVVAYCNEVKHHLLAVDAELLESRGAVDPAVAAAMARGAAAATGADIGIATTGVAGPEPHEGKDVGTVYLGLACSDEAVQRLGLRLPDDCVEDLEYASDGEGASWSAGSLLLNLDGDRAGIREASVEGALKLIDDFLHTEPSGIGEPR; from the coding sequence ATGCGACGTCGGCACAGTGATGCACACGAGGAGCGCAACTGGCTGGATCAGCGCGGCGCCGAGGTCGACGGCGGCGCCCAGTCTGTGGCCGCCGAAGCGGAGGAGACCTCCGATCCGGTGGAGATCATCCAGCGGGGCGCCCATCGCGGGCTGACCCTCGCCACCGCAGAATCCCTGACCGCCGGCTCCCTGGCGGCACGGTTGGCCGATGTGCCGGGCGCCTCGGCGGTGCTGCTGGGCGGCGTCGTCGCCTACTGCAATGAGGTGAAGCATCACCTGCTCGCTGTGGATGCCGAGCTCCTGGAGTCCCGCGGCGCCGTGGATCCTGCGGTGGCCGCAGCGATGGCGCGCGGAGCTGCGGCGGCCACCGGTGCCGATATCGGCATCGCCACCACTGGGGTCGCCGGCCCGGAGCCCCACGAGGGCAAGGACGTCGGAACCGTCTACCTGGGGCTGGCCTGCAGCGACGAGGCTGTCCAGCGGTTGGGGCTGAGGCTTCCCGACGACTGCGTCGAGGACCTCGAGTATGCCTCCGATGGAGAGGGTGCTTCCTGGTCGGCGGGCTCTCTGCTGCTGAATCTCGACGGCGATCGTGCAGGGATCCGAGAGGCTTCGGTGGAGGGCGCGCTGAAACTTATCGACGATTTCCTGCACACAGAGCCTTCCGGCATCGGCGAACCGCGTTAG
- the pgsA gene encoding CDP-diacylglycerol--glycerol-3-phosphate 3-phosphatidyltransferase, whose translation MAEPNNAPLFNIANVLTMLRIVLVPLFVWFLLLDAEGSLAEAFGGGLEAQNGGWRWAAAGLFAVAMITDKIDGDLARSRNLITDFGKIADPIADKLLIGSGLIMLSLLSELPWWVTVVILVRELGITLLRMVMLRTQVMPASRGGKLKTVLQTAGLQLMLLPLVVIAGWLADVAFWIMIAALVVTVVTGVDYLISALRLRRESKETGAA comes from the coding sequence ATGGCCGAGCCCAATAACGCACCGCTGTTCAACATCGCGAACGTCCTGACGATGCTTCGCATCGTCCTGGTGCCTCTCTTCGTCTGGTTCCTGCTGCTCGATGCCGAAGGCTCGCTGGCCGAGGCCTTCGGCGGCGGGTTGGAGGCCCAGAACGGCGGGTGGCGGTGGGCCGCGGCCGGGCTGTTCGCCGTCGCGATGATCACCGATAAGATCGACGGCGACCTGGCCCGTTCGCGGAACCTGATCACCGACTTCGGCAAGATCGCAGACCCCATCGCCGATAAGCTGCTGATCGGCTCCGGCCTCATCATGCTCTCGCTGCTCAGCGAGCTGCCGTGGTGGGTGACCGTGGTCATCCTGGTCCGCGAGCTCGGCATCACGCTGCTGCGCATGGTCATGCTGCGGACCCAGGTCATGCCCGCCTCCCGAGGCGGCAAGCTCAAGACTGTCCTGCAGACCGCGGGCCTGCAGCTGATGCTGCTGCCGCTGGTGGTCATCGCCGGCTGGTTGGCCGATGTGGCGTTCTGGATCATGATCGCCGCCCTGGTGGTCACCGTGGTCACCGGTGTGGACTACCTGATCTCGGCCCTGCGGCTGCGCCGTGAGTCCAAAGAGACGGGAGCCGCCTGA